CACCGGCGCGGCGGCCGCACTGCGGGCGGCCGCCGAGCCGGACCTGCGGGTGGCCGCGGTGGTCTCCCGCGGCGGCCGGCCCGACCTGGCCGCGGACCGGCTGGCCGAGGTGACGGCGCCGACGCTGCTGATCGTCGGCGGTGCGGACCGCACGGTGCTGGAGCTGAACCGGCAGGCCGAGGCGCGGATGCGGGCCGGGACGGCGCTGGCGGTCGTCCCGGACGCCGGCCATCTCTTCGAGGAGCCGGGCGCGCTGGAGGCGGTGGCCGCGCTGGCCGCGGAGTGGTTCGCCGAGCACCTCGCGCCGGTGCCCCGATGAGTGGGCAATCCGTACAGCCCGGAGGAACCCCACCTGCTCACCTTGTACACATTGATCAGTGGAATCCGCAGCTGTTGCCCAACCCCCTGACCGGAGGCAAGCTCTGCGCAACCGCTACCGCCCGACCCTTCGCGGTGCGGAGAACCTCAACGTGGAGGATTACCGATGACCGCCAACGCCGTGGAACTCACCCCCGCCGAGCTGGAGGCCGGCCTCGACGCCGAGCAGCTCCGCACGCTCGTCGGCCTGGTCGAGCACGACCCCGCGGGCGACCCCTTCCCGGTCACCGCGCAGGACGCGGTGGTCTTCGTCGTCGGCAACGCCACCCAGACGGCGCAGTTCTACCAGGCCGTGTTCGGCATGGAGCTGGTGGCGTACTCCGGTCCGGAGACCGGCCGCCGCGACCGCAAGGCGTTCGTGCTGCGGTCCGGCTCCTGCCGCTTCGTGATCAAGGGCGGTGTCTCCCCGGACAGCCCGCTCCTGGACCACCACCGCCGGCACGGCGACGGCGTGGTCGACCTGGCGCTGGTGGTGCCGGACGTCGACAAGTGCATCGCGCACGCCCGCGCCCAGGGCGCCACGGTCCTGGAGGAGCCGAACGACGTCTCCGACGAGCACGGCACCGTCCGCCGCGCCGCGATCGCCACCTACGGCGAGACCCGGCACACCCTGATCGACCGCTCCCGCTACACCGGCCCGTACCTGCCCGGCTACGTCGTCGCCGAGACGAGGGTGCAGCGGCCCGAGGGCGCGCCGAAGCGGCTGTTCCAGGCGCTGGACCACGCGGTCGGCAACGTGGAGCTCGGCCGGATGGACGAGTGGGTCTCGTTCTACAACCGGGTCATGGGCTTCGTGAACATGGCCGAGTTCGTCGGCGACGACATCGCCACCGAGTACTCCGCGCTGATGTCCAAGGTCGTCGCGAGCGGCAACCACCGGGTGAAGTTCCCGCTGAACGAGCCGGCGATCGCCAAGAAGAAGTCGCAGATCGACGAGTACCTGGAGTTCTACACCGGTGCCGGCTGCCAGCACATGGCGCTCGCCACCAACGACATCCTCACCACCGTCGACGTGCTGCGCGCACGCGGCGTGGAGTTCCTCAACACTCCGGACTCCTACTACGACGACCCGGCGCTGCGCGAGCGGATCGGCAAGGTCCGCGTCCCGATCGAGGAGCTGAAGAAGCGCGGCATCCTGGTCGACCGCGACGAGGACGGCTACCTGCTGCAGATCTTCACCAAGCCGATCGGCGACCGGCCGACCGTCTTCTACGAGTTCATCGAGCGCCACGGTTCGCTGGGCTTCGGCAAGGGCAACTTCAAGGCGCTCTTCGAGGCCATCGAGCGCGAGCAGGACAAGCGCGGAAACCTCTGACCCACCCCCTGACGAGGAGACCGGGACATGGCGCACTACCGGCAGCTGGGCGACATCCCGCCCAAGCGGCACACCCAGCACCGCACACCCGAGGGCGGGCTGTACTACGAGGAGTTGATGGGCGAGGAGGGATTCTTCTCCGACTCCTCGCTGCTCTACCACCGGGGCATCCCCTCGGCGATCGTGGACGCCCGTCCGTGGGAGCTGCCGAACCAGGCCACCACGCCCAACCTTCCGCTGATCCCCCGCCACCTGAAGCTGCACCAGCTCTTCGGCGAGGACTGGAAGGGTGTCGACGTGGTGGCCGGGCGCCGCCTCGTCCTCGGCAACGGCGACGTGCGGATCTCGTACGTGGTCGCGGGCGCGCCGAGCGAGCTGTACCGCAACGGGCTCGGCGACGAGTGCGTGTACGTCGAGGACGGCACGGCCACCGTCGAGACCGTCTTCGGCTCGCTTGAGGTCGGCCGCGGCGACTACGTGATCATCCCCCGGGCCACCACGCACCGCTGGGTGCCGACCGGCGACGGGCCGCTGCGCGCGTACTGCATCGAGGCGAACAGCCACATCACCCCGCCCAAGCGGTACCTGTCCCGGTTCGGGCAACTGCTGGAGCACGCGCCGTACTGCGAGCGGGACCTGCGCGGGCCGGTCGGGCCGCTGCTGGTCGAGGGCACCGACGTCGACGTGCTGGTCAAGCACCGCGGCTCGACCGGCGTGGTCGGCACCCGCTACACCGTGCCGCACCACCCGTTCGACGTGGTCGGCTGGGACGGCTGCCTCTACCCGTACGCCTTCAACATCGAGGACTTCGAGCCGATCACCGGCCGGATCCACCAGCCGCCGCCGGTGCACCAGGTCTTCGAGGGCAACAACTTCGTCATCTGCAACTTCGTGCCGCGCAAGGTGGACTACCACCCGCTGTCGATCCCGGTGCCGTACTACCACTCCAACGTGGACAGCGACGAGGTCATGTTCTACTGCGGCGGCAACTACGAGGCCCGCAAGGGCTCCGGGATCGGCCAGGGCTCGATCTCGCTGCACCCCGGCGGCCACACCCACGGCCCGCAGCCGGGCGCGTACGAGCGGTCCATCGGCGTCGAGTTCTTCGACGAACTCGCCGTCATGGTGGACACCTTCAAGCCGCTGGAGCTCGGCGAGGGCGGCACCGCGAGCGAGGACCCGGGCTACGCCTGGACGTGGTCCGGCGGACGGGGGCCGGGCCGGTGAAGGCGCTCTTCGCGGGACTCTTCGACGACGCCGCGCTCTTCCCGCCCGGCGACCTGCCGCTCGCCGAGGCCGTGCCGGCCCACCGCGGCCACCGCGCCGCCTGGTACGCGCCGGCGGTCGGCCCGTTCCTCTGCGGCCCCGGCCGGCTGGCCGACCTCCTCGCCACCGCCGGCACCGGCCCGCTGCCGGTCGGGCTG
This genomic window from Streptomyces sp. TLI_235 contains:
- a CDS encoding 4-hydroxyphenylpyruvate dioxygenase, translated to MTANAVELTPAELEAGLDAEQLRTLVGLVEHDPAGDPFPVTAQDAVVFVVGNATQTAQFYQAVFGMELVAYSGPETGRRDRKAFVLRSGSCRFVIKGGVSPDSPLLDHHRRHGDGVVDLALVVPDVDKCIAHARAQGATVLEEPNDVSDEHGTVRRAAIATYGETRHTLIDRSRYTGPYLPGYVVAETRVQRPEGAPKRLFQALDHAVGNVELGRMDEWVSFYNRVMGFVNMAEFVGDDIATEYSALMSKVVASGNHRVKFPLNEPAIAKKKSQIDEYLEFYTGAGCQHMALATNDILTTVDVLRARGVEFLNTPDSYYDDPALRERIGKVRVPIEELKKRGILVDRDEDGYLLQIFTKPIGDRPTVFYEFIERHGSLGFGKGNFKALFEAIEREQDKRGNL
- a CDS encoding homogentisate 1,2-dioxygenase; translated protein: MAHYRQLGDIPPKRHTQHRTPEGGLYYEELMGEEGFFSDSSLLYHRGIPSAIVDARPWELPNQATTPNLPLIPRHLKLHQLFGEDWKGVDVVAGRRLVLGNGDVRISYVVAGAPSELYRNGLGDECVYVEDGTATVETVFGSLEVGRGDYVIIPRATTHRWVPTGDGPLRAYCIEANSHITPPKRYLSRFGQLLEHAPYCERDLRGPVGPLLVEGTDVDVLVKHRGSTGVVGTRYTVPHHPFDVVGWDGCLYPYAFNIEDFEPITGRIHQPPPVHQVFEGNNFVICNFVPRKVDYHPLSIPVPYYHSNVDSDEVMFYCGGNYEARKGSGIGQGSISLHPGGHTHGPQPGAYERSIGVEFFDELAVMVDTFKPLELGEGGTASEDPGYAWTWSGGRGPGR